A section of the Spirochaeta isovalerica genome encodes:
- a CDS encoding CheR family methyltransferase: MNAGDFHKLNAYILRATGMNVPESNVSTVENFVKIRMEEQALDLPAYLNLLDRDLGERDLFFNSITINETYFFREEKQFKALRDFFIPRWNERGGEPLRLWSASCSSGEEPLSLYALLKEFSRRPFTLTASDISGRMLEVFSRGSYRYTAFRHDGEEFRDLLDRAIKDREEKSFSVEGAVLEEIDRKQINVFSDSFDGLPDMDLIFFRNTLIYMSPDNKKKIIGRLAGKLKEEGVLFLSVSETALISDPALELEEWHGVYFFRKKAPLKVAEKTAPVPASSARGSVSLETAVRHRLPEDDLELCRRINRYRGRGKICPPEDSGLVCQYVNLAAAVENQDLEEASEFLGKDRELSRFPGLFHFFSGYLAYSKGCNEEAAAHFRSSVEACPKLWPSRYYLLRSGGRELNKEEKLENLEAALEQIRRYISADRYDFQFLLEGFNARYFELICNREREQLASGSV, translated from the coding sequence GTGAACGCGGGAGATTTTCACAAACTGAATGCCTATATACTCAGAGCCACGGGAATGAATGTTCCCGAAAGCAATGTCTCCACCGTTGAGAACTTCGTGAAAATCCGAATGGAGGAGCAGGCTCTGGATTTGCCGGCCTATCTGAATCTCCTGGATCGCGACCTTGGAGAGCGGGATCTTTTTTTCAATAGCATTACCATTAACGAAACCTATTTCTTCCGGGAGGAGAAGCAGTTTAAAGCTCTTCGCGATTTTTTTATTCCCCGGTGGAATGAACGGGGAGGAGAGCCTCTCAGGCTCTGGAGCGCCAGTTGCTCCTCCGGAGAGGAACCGCTCTCTCTTTACGCGCTGTTAAAAGAGTTCAGCCGGCGGCCGTTTACTCTGACCGCTTCAGATATCAGCGGGAGAATGCTGGAGGTTTTTTCCCGTGGTTCCTACAGATACACGGCTTTCCGCCATGACGGAGAAGAATTCCGGGACTTATTGGACCGGGCCATTAAAGACAGGGAAGAGAAGAGTTTTTCAGTTGAAGGAGCCGTCCTGGAAGAGATTGATAGAAAACAGATCAATGTTTTTTCCGACAGCTTTGACGGTCTTCCGGATATGGACCTGATATTTTTCCGCAACACTCTGATTTATATGAGCCCCGATAACAAGAAGAAGATCATCGGCCGCTTAGCGGGAAAGCTGAAAGAAGAGGGGGTTCTTTTCCTCTCCGTTTCCGAAACGGCGCTTATCTCCGATCCGGCGCTTGAACTGGAGGAGTGGCACGGTGTCTATTTCTTCCGGAAGAAAGCGCCTTTGAAAGTAGCGGAAAAAACGGCTCCGGTTCCGGCTTCCTCTGCTCGCGGCTCCGTTTCCCTTGAAACCGCGGTCCGGCACCGCCTGCCCGAAGACGACCTGGAACTGTGCCGGAGAATAAACCGGTACAGGGGCAGGGGCAAAATCTGTCCTCCCGAAGACTCGGGGCTTGTCTGTCAGTACGTGAATCTTGCCGCCGCTGTGGAGAATCAGGATCTTGAAGAAGCTTCAGAGTTTCTCGGCAAAGATCGGGAATTGAGCCGTTTCCCCGGCCTTTTCCATTTTTTTTCCGGCTATCTCGCTTATTCGAAGGGGTGCAATGAAGAGGCGGCGGCCCATTTCCGGTCGTCGGTTGAGGCCTGCCCGAAACTCTGGCCCTCCCGATATTATCTGCTGCGGAGCGGCGGAAGGGAACTGAATAAAGAGGAAAAGCTTGAGAATCTGGAGGCCGCGCTCGAGCAGATCCGCCGCTACATCAGTGCGGACCGCTATGACTTCCAGTTTCTTCTCGAGGGGTTCAACGCCCGTTATTTTGAATTGATTTGCAATCGCGAGCGGGAACAGCTCGCTTCGGGGAGTGTTTAA
- a CDS encoding chemotaxis protein CheB, translating into MRLLLVDDSMLVRSMMKSLIGEWEGFDIIGEASNGAAGVEMAARLKPDLILMDVNMPVMNGIEATRQIMESAPLPIIVFTSEDVSKIGYDAISAGALEVVPKPDITKMNDPVFTKGFRNVLNHVARFGALKIGTGPSRGVNRGNSGVGGIGKPFDLLVIGASTGGPSAVRKVLSDLPGNFPVPILLSQHIELGFDQGYADWLDEATDLKVSLAGESQKLTGGTVLVARATHHLVCSRGAALLDDGPAIANQKPSIDRMFLSALEEYGSRLAGVLLTGMGQDGAKGCKAIVDKGGTTLVQNQASSMIFGMPKAAIELGGASRVLSLEEIGPVLRRMAGV; encoded by the coding sequence ATGAGGCTGTTGCTCGTTGACGATTCCATGCTGGTCCGTTCCATGATGAAGAGCCTGATCGGAGAATGGGAGGGGTTTGATATCATCGGCGAGGCTTCCAACGGAGCTGCCGGTGTAGAAATGGCGGCCAGGCTGAAGCCCGACCTCATACTTATGGATGTCAATATGCCCGTTATGAACGGTATTGAGGCCACCAGGCAGATTATGGAGAGCGCTCCTTTGCCCATAATCGTGTTTACCAGCGAAGACGTTTCAAAAATCGGTTACGATGCCATAAGCGCCGGGGCGCTGGAAGTGGTTCCGAAACCGGATATCACAAAAATGAACGATCCTGTTTTTACGAAAGGCTTCCGCAATGTTCTGAACCATGTGGCCCGCTTCGGAGCCTTGAAAATCGGTACCGGACCTTCCAGGGGTGTCAATCGGGGGAATTCTGGTGTCGGGGGGATCGGGAAGCCTTTCGATCTGCTTGTCATCGGGGCTTCTACCGGGGGACCGTCAGCCGTCAGAAAAGTCCTGTCCGACCTGCCGGGGAATTTTCCCGTTCCCATTCTGCTCAGCCAGCATATCGAGCTGGGGTTCGATCAGGGCTATGCGGACTGGCTCGACGAAGCGACGGACCTGAAAGTTTCCCTTGCGGGGGAATCGCAGAAGCTGACGGGCGGAACGGTTCTGGTAGCAAGGGCGACCCATCATCTGGTCTGCAGCAGAGGGGCGGCCCTTCTGGACGACGGACCGGCTATAGCCAACCAGAAACCCTCCATAGACCGCATGTTTCTCAGTGCTCTTGAAGAGTACGGAAGCCGTCTCGCCGGGGTTCTGCTTACCGGAATGGGGCAGGACGGCGCCAAAGGCTGCAAGGCTATTGTCGATAAAGGGGGAACGACGCTTGTTCAGAACCAGGCCAGTTCCATGATTTTCGGTATGCCCAAAGCCGCCATTGAATTGGGCGGCGCATCAAGGGTGCTCTCTCTCGAGGAGATCGGCCCGGTTCTCAGGAGGATGGCCGGAGTGTGA
- a CDS encoding chemotaxis protein CheW: MEERKRRPLSEMDTGSSGLLDRIEKAKNRDQTEEEALDVVISKYMIITIGSRKYALYAEEVREIVGNVPIFYVPFTPPYIRGFINRHGEPYTVLDLQVIFDRESLDSSTFLILGREDDQLALLISEVIEIVKLPDSELHRITSTVDEEHFFMGSISPQEDGNEIFVLNLDNTLKKLENDLASL; this comes from the coding sequence ATGGAAGAACGGAAGAGGCGTCCCCTTTCCGAAATGGATACAGGCAGCAGCGGGCTCCTGGACAGAATCGAAAAAGCTAAAAACCGCGACCAGACGGAGGAAGAAGCTCTCGATGTGGTCATCAGCAAATATATGATTATTACCATCGGCAGCAGGAAATACGCTTTATATGCCGAGGAGGTGAGGGAGATCGTCGGAAATGTTCCCATCTTCTACGTTCCCTTCACTCCGCCCTATATCAGAGGATTTATCAATCGGCACGGCGAGCCCTATACAGTGCTGGATCTGCAGGTTATTTTCGATAGGGAAAGCCTTGATTCGTCGACTTTCCTCATTCTGGGCAGAGAGGATGACCAGCTGGCCCTTCTTATTTCGGAAGTGATCGAAATTGTCAAACTGCCCGACAGCGAGCTTCACAGAATTACCTCCACTGTCGATGAGGAACACTTTTTTATGGGTTCCATATCTCCCCAGGAGGACGGAAATGAAATTTTTGTCCTGAATCTGGACAATACACTGAAAAAACTGGAGAACGATCTTGCATCACTCTAA
- a CDS encoding PilZ domain-containing protein encodes MREKHRRTLYYYLKVFENEEREPLGFLADITTEGCLLLTEQPLREDSLITLKVALPRGGGLEEERLQFDSVVRWVRREENRSLYSAGLSFAEEDKARDIVIEKLINHIGFSDGIKKIHLYRGDADFH; translated from the coding sequence TTGCGGGAAAAACACAGACGTACACTCTATTATTATCTCAAAGTTTTTGAAAATGAAGAGAGAGAACCTCTCGGTTTTCTGGCTGATATCACCACCGAAGGGTGTCTGCTCCTGACCGAACAGCCCCTGCGCGAAGATTCCCTCATAACCCTGAAGGTGGCTCTGCCCAGAGGTGGCGGCCTCGAAGAGGAAAGGCTGCAATTCGATTCGGTGGTACGATGGGTCAGGCGGGAGGAAAACAGATCCCTGTATTCCGCAGGCCTGTCCTTTGCCGAAGAAGATAAAGCCCGGGATATTGTCATAGAAAAGCTGATCAATCACATAGGATTCAGCGATGGAATCAAGAAAATTCATCTCTATCGAGGCGATGCTGATTTCCACTGA